From Granulicella cerasi, a single genomic window includes:
- a CDS encoding pectinesterase family protein, with protein MRWMQWKGWLAAVAFAGCMDAQKPAVLRVDANDKAAYSSVQAAIDHSPAEGAVVLIAPGIYREKLHAAVANLRLVGTGVRAQDVLLTWDDSAGTAGGTSKSATLTATGDGFAAENLTIENSWELTHERAEQGAQAVALLVTGDRDVLDRVRLLGAQDTLYANSARCRDHADADGHRACEASRQYFRDCYIEGHVDFIFGDAKAVFDHCELHPREHAQVMLTAQSKWYPEEDSGYYFLGCRVTGATHGRKIALGRPWRDYSTVLFVDTYFEPTITADGWSEWSGRLKMSTYREYGSTGPGANAGHRIVSSPELTPSEKARLTPRGLLAGTDRWDPEAEAAALRSLVPSLRSR; from the coding sequence ATGCGCTGGATGCAGTGGAAGGGATGGCTTGCGGCGGTAGCGTTCGCAGGCTGTATGGACGCGCAAAAGCCCGCGGTGTTGCGCGTGGACGCGAATGACAAGGCTGCGTACTCGTCCGTGCAGGCTGCGATCGACCACTCTCCTGCGGAGGGAGCGGTCGTGTTGATCGCTCCGGGCATCTATCGCGAGAAACTGCACGCCGCTGTGGCGAATCTGCGCCTGGTGGGTACAGGGGTTCGCGCGCAGGATGTGCTGCTGACCTGGGATGACTCTGCCGGAACCGCTGGGGGAACGAGTAAGAGCGCCACACTTACCGCGACCGGCGACGGATTTGCCGCCGAGAATCTCACCATTGAAAACTCATGGGAGCTTACACATGAGCGTGCGGAGCAGGGCGCGCAGGCGGTGGCTTTGCTGGTGACGGGCGATCGCGATGTGCTCGACCGTGTGCGACTGCTTGGTGCGCAGGACACGCTTTATGCCAACAGTGCACGCTGTCGTGATCACGCAGACGCTGATGGACATCGCGCCTGCGAAGCTTCACGACAGTACTTTCGCGACTGCTATATCGAAGGCCATGTGGACTTCATCTTTGGCGACGCGAAGGCCGTGTTCGATCATTGCGAGCTGCATCCTCGCGAACACGCGCAGGTGATGTTGACCGCGCAGAGCAAGTGGTACCCCGAGGAAGACTCTGGCTACTACTTCCTCGGTTGCCGTGTGACAGGTGCCACTCATGGCCGCAAGATTGCCTTGGGACGACCGTGGCGTGACTATTCCACGGTTTTATTTGTGGATACATACTTCGAGCCGACGATCACCGCAGATGGATGGTCAGAGTGGAGCGGACGGCTGAAGATGAGCACCTATCGTGAGTATGGATCGACAGGGCCGGGAGCAAATGCGGGGCATCGAATCGTTTCATCGCCCGAGCTGACTCCGAGTGAAAAGGCACGGTTGACCCCTCGTGGACTATTGGCAGGTACAGACCGCTGGGATCCTGAAGCTGAGGCTGCGGCTTTACGCTCGCTTGTTCCTTCGCTGCGGAGTCGCTGA
- a CDS encoding UDP-N-acetylmuramate dehydrogenase encodes MTFQVEENVPLAPLTTFGVGGRARWFARATSEADVAEAVNWAAARGVPLFVLGGGSNLLVADEGFKGLVLRMEIGGIEAVGGGRFVVGAGVEWDEFVTRVVSAGFAGVECMAGIPGSVGGTPVQNVGAYGQEVAEVIDAVRVFDREKLIFVWLDNKDCGFRYRESRFNIDEPGRFVVTSVRFQLKQGGAPNLKYADLRKRFGLDVNPEAAKPSLQEVAVAVREIRASKGMLHSPNDADSRSAGSFFKNPIVSDSLVGSIAQAASVATENVPRWPAGAGLVKLPAAWLLERAGFVKGFGSGRVGVSTKHTLALVNRGEASFADVEQMQAEIVAKVEALFGVRLVREPVKLG; translated from the coding sequence ATGACTTTTCAGGTAGAAGAAAACGTTCCGCTGGCCCCGTTGACGACGTTCGGCGTGGGCGGTCGTGCGCGCTGGTTTGCTCGCGCGACGAGCGAAGCCGATGTCGCCGAGGCTGTGAACTGGGCGGCCGCGCGTGGGGTGCCGCTCTTTGTGCTCGGCGGCGGCAGCAACCTGCTGGTGGCCGACGAGGGCTTCAAGGGGTTGGTGCTGCGGATGGAGATCGGCGGTATCGAGGCCGTGGGCGGAGGTCGTTTCGTCGTCGGCGCGGGCGTCGAGTGGGACGAGTTCGTGACGCGTGTCGTTAGCGCAGGGTTCGCGGGCGTCGAATGCATGGCGGGAATCCCCGGCAGCGTCGGGGGCACGCCGGTGCAGAACGTCGGGGCATACGGGCAGGAGGTCGCCGAGGTGATCGACGCGGTGCGCGTCTTCGACCGCGAGAAGCTGATCTTCGTGTGGCTCGACAACAAGGATTGTGGGTTCCGCTATCGCGAGAGCCGCTTCAATATCGACGAGCCGGGGCGGTTCGTGGTGACCTCCGTGCGGTTTCAGCTCAAGCAAGGTGGCGCGCCGAACCTGAAGTACGCCGACCTGCGCAAACGCTTCGGGTTGGATGTGAATCCTGAGGCCGCGAAGCCTTCGCTGCAGGAAGTCGCCGTGGCAGTGCGAGAGATTCGCGCGAGCAAGGGCATGTTGCATTCGCCGAATGACGCGGATTCGCGCTCGGCGGGATCCTTCTTCAAGAACCCGATTGTGAGCGATTCGCTCGTAGGTTCTATCGCTCAGGCAGCGAGTGTGGCGACAGAGAATGTGCCGCGCTGGCCTGCGGGTGCCGGGCTGGTGAAGCTGCCAGCTGCGTGGCTGCTGGAGCGCGCGGGGTTTGTGAAGGGCTTCGGCAGCGGGCGGGTTGGGGTGTCGACGAAACACACGCTGGCGCTGGTGAATCGCGGCGAGGCGAGTTTTGCGGATGTGGAGCAGATGCAGGCAGAGATCGTCGCGAAGGTGGAGGCGCTCTTCGGCGTGCGGCTTGTGCGTGAGCCTGTGAAGCTCGGCTGA
- a CDS encoding BrxA/BrxB family bacilliredoxin, whose product MYPELMIIPMREELTRAGITEARTAEDVDSALAKSGTTMVVVNSICGCAAGKMRPGVRLALQHTTKPDQSVTVFAGQDREATERARSNFGGHPPTSPSIAIFRDGQLVYLMQRSAIESSTAPAIAQELTRAFEAYCATPAA is encoded by the coding sequence ATGTACCCAGAGCTGATGATCATCCCCATGCGCGAAGAGCTCACCCGCGCAGGCATCACGGAAGCCCGCACGGCGGAAGACGTAGATAGCGCACTCGCCAAGTCCGGCACGACCATGGTGGTCGTCAACTCCATCTGCGGTTGCGCAGCTGGCAAGATGCGTCCTGGCGTCCGTCTCGCCTTGCAGCACACCACCAAGCCCGACCAGTCGGTCACCGTATTCGCTGGCCAGGACCGCGAAGCCACTGAGCGCGCTCGCTCGAACTTTGGCGGCCACCCGCCCACCTCGCCCTCTATCGCGATCTTCCGCGACGGCCAGCTCGTGTACCTCATGCAGCGCTCGGCCATCGAGAGCTCGACCGCACCGGCGATCGCGCAGGAACTCACTCGCGCGTTTGAGGCCTACTGCGCAACCCCGGCAGCGTAA
- a CDS encoding ATP-binding cassette domain-containing protein, whose product MPDRVHHQLTVKGRAGSVDLDVSLALTAPWTILFGPSGSGKSSLLRAAAGVLPALDVTFTRSNEALHARPTHLRQLAYAPQQAALFPHLSVRDNITFPLTIRDDRKQHETLAAQAIDLFRLRSLLDARPQELSGGEQRRVALARALTVPHAKLLMLDEPFTGFDRKLRDDLIPALQQWTRERNLPVLSVTHDVDEALLLNAEVIRLHGGCVTAHGPALEVLADERERLLANLQK is encoded by the coding sequence ATGCCTGATCGCGTCCATCATCAACTCACGGTGAAAGGCCGAGCAGGCAGCGTTGACCTCGACGTGTCGCTCGCGCTTACGGCGCCATGGACCATCCTCTTCGGCCCCTCAGGCAGCGGTAAGAGCTCGCTCCTGCGCGCCGCGGCAGGCGTTTTACCTGCGCTGGATGTCACGTTCACGCGCAGCAACGAAGCCTTGCACGCACGGCCCACTCATCTACGCCAACTTGCTTACGCGCCGCAGCAGGCAGCGCTCTTCCCGCACCTCAGTGTGCGCGACAACATTACCTTCCCGCTCACGATCCGCGACGATCGTAAACAGCACGAGACACTCGCCGCACAAGCGATCGACCTCTTCCGCCTGCGGTCACTGCTCGACGCAAGGCCGCAGGAACTCTCCGGCGGAGAACAGCGTCGCGTAGCTCTCGCCCGCGCACTTACCGTTCCTCACGCGAAGCTGTTGATGCTCGACGAACCCTTCACGGGCTTCGACCGCAAGCTACGTGATGATCTGATTCCTGCCCTGCAGCAGTGGACGCGCGAGCGCAATCTGCCCGTGCTTTCCGTAACGCACGATGTGGATGAAGCGTTGCTGCTCAACGCCGAGGTGATCCGTCTTCACGGAGGCTGCGTCACGGCACACGGCCCAGCTCTCGAAGTCCTCGCCGACGAACGCGAACGCCTGCTCGCCAATCTCCAAAAGTGA
- the proC gene encoding pyrroline-5-carboxylate reductase, with the protein MSSNQRIAVLGLGKMSGILLQAFLKQGLFQPAQIAATVAHEERATTLAAQLGINVSTNNVEAARGADVVLLGVKPTQIEDLAREIAPVLPPHALVLSIAASTKLAPIEKALGTEKPAVVRAMPNTPAKVGAGITALCRGHWISDEQLALAEKIFQTVGRTVVVDEKHMDAVTGLSGSGPAFIYIILEALAEAGVNVGLPRDIATMLAAQTTFGAAKMVLETGAHPAVLKDEVTTPAGCTVDGIMELEAGGVRHTLIKTVKRAAERAKELAGN; encoded by the coding sequence ATGTCATCGAACCAGCGCATCGCCGTGCTCGGCTTGGGAAAAATGAGCGGCATCCTGCTGCAGGCGTTCCTCAAGCAAGGCCTCTTCCAGCCCGCACAAATCGCCGCCACCGTCGCGCATGAAGAGCGCGCCACCACGCTTGCGGCGCAGCTCGGCATCAATGTCAGCACGAACAACGTCGAGGCCGCTCGCGGCGCGGATGTCGTGCTGCTCGGCGTAAAGCCGACACAGATCGAAGATCTCGCGCGCGAGATCGCACCGGTGCTTCCGCCGCACGCGCTCGTGCTCTCCATCGCCGCGTCCACCAAGCTCGCGCCTATCGAGAAGGCGCTCGGCACGGAGAAGCCCGCCGTCGTGCGCGCGATGCCAAACACTCCCGCGAAGGTCGGCGCAGGCATCACCGCGCTTTGCCGCGGACACTGGATCTCCGACGAGCAACTCGCGCTCGCCGAGAAGATCTTCCAGACCGTCGGCCGTACCGTCGTCGTCGATGAGAAGCACATGGACGCCGTCACCGGCCTTTCAGGCTCCGGCCCTGCGTTTATCTACATCATCCTGGAGGCGCTCGCCGAAGCCGGCGTGAATGTTGGCCTGCCGCGCGACATCGCCACGATGCTCGCTGCGCAGACGACCTTCGGCGCCGCCAAGATGGTCCTTGAAACGGGCGCGCACCCCGCAGTGCTGAAGGACGAAGTGACCACTCCCGCAGGCTGCACCGTCGACGGCATCATGGAGCTCGAAGCCGGAGGCGTTCGCCACACGCTCATCAAGACCGTGAAGCGCGCCGCCGAGCGCGCCAAGGAACTCGCCGGCAACTAA
- a CDS encoding LacI family DNA-binding transcriptional regulator, with product MASKREAKSASTRRGGRIKIQDVARVAQVSLSTVSGVLNEKSNVSPETRLRVLDVIAQLGYTPNLFASNLARRRTKLIGIIVSDLLNPFFAEAAKALDAQAREHGYETFLTSTDFIPEKQTAAVRQMLSLRVAGIAMMTSENDPEAFFLLKSSGTPAVYLDNNHASDNIGTVHVDKRHGMFVAVQHLLKLGHRRILLIKNSLPDVMAPPMLSHMERQLGFEEALHGYSAKQIDVHIIDEPGEPASAGCTAIEKALQQYKFTAVVAINDLVALGVFRGLQAAGLSIPQDVSVVGFDNTYLCQFLHPPLTTVATPREDLARQVLRMLFGYIDGDNVVEEQALPADIVIRESTAKPRTK from the coding sequence GTGGCGAGCAAGCGCGAGGCGAAATCGGCGAGCACGAGACGCGGTGGGCGCATCAAGATTCAGGATGTAGCGCGCGTGGCTCAGGTTTCGCTGAGTACGGTTTCCGGCGTCCTGAACGAGAAGAGCAATGTGAGCCCGGAGACACGCCTGCGCGTGCTGGACGTGATTGCGCAGCTTGGGTACACGCCGAATCTCTTCGCCAGCAACCTTGCCCGACGCCGCACGAAGCTCATCGGCATCATCGTTTCCGACTTGCTGAATCCGTTCTTTGCAGAAGCTGCGAAGGCGCTCGATGCGCAGGCCCGCGAGCACGGTTACGAAACGTTTTTGACCTCGACGGACTTCATCCCGGAGAAGCAGACGGCTGCGGTGCGACAGATGCTTTCACTGCGCGTCGCGGGCATCGCGATGATGACCTCCGAGAACGATCCTGAGGCGTTTTTTCTGCTGAAATCGAGCGGAACGCCTGCGGTCTACCTCGATAACAACCACGCCTCGGACAACATCGGCACGGTGCATGTGGACAAGCGCCACGGCATGTTTGTCGCCGTGCAGCATCTGTTGAAGCTGGGGCATCGACGCATCCTGCTCATCAAGAATTCGCTGCCGGACGTGATGGCTCCGCCGATGCTTTCGCACATGGAGCGCCAGCTCGGCTTTGAGGAGGCTCTGCACGGCTACAGCGCGAAGCAGATCGACGTTCACATCATCGACGAGCCAGGGGAGCCTGCATCGGCCGGGTGTACGGCGATCGAGAAAGCACTGCAGCAGTACAAGTTCACAGCGGTCGTTGCAATCAACGATCTTGTGGCGCTGGGCGTTTTTCGCGGGTTGCAGGCCGCAGGGCTCTCGATTCCACAGGACGTTTCTGTCGTAGGGTTTGACAACACCTATCTCTGTCAGTTTTTGCATCCGCCGCTGACGACGGTGGCGACCCCTCGCGAAGACCTCGCCAGGCAGGTTTTGCGGATGTTGTTCGGCTACATCGATGGCGACAACGTCGTCGAAGAGCAGGCACTTCCTGCCGATATCGTGATCCGTGAATCCACCGCAAAACCCCGAACGAAATAG
- a CDS encoding COX15/CtaA family protein, with product MSTNAPRTGRALSFFSAATLAWMVLVILEGAVVRATSSGAGCGNHWPLCNGDFVPHHPRLATIIEYTHRSMTGICTMLTFGMIAWVYRVFASGSEQRRAAAWSGILLITEGALGAVLVKGGYVESNASNMRVFVQCIHFTNTMLLVAALTLTWWRVHKAAYGDVNTSLEAPASARPIAWLALIATMATGATGSVAALADTLFPAPSLRAGFAADFDPNSPLLIHMRWMHPVAAILSVACVAFFAARFRHTASRWLMALAALQIAFGVVDILLLAPITMQVLHLLGADLYWIAMVIACSEALRSTSSASRAQVVSTGPLTAS from the coding sequence ATGAGCACAAACGCCCCACGCACCGGCCGAGCCCTCTCCTTCTTCTCCGCCGCAACGCTTGCGTGGATGGTGCTCGTCATCCTCGAAGGCGCGGTCGTGCGCGCGACCAGCTCTGGCGCTGGCTGCGGTAACCACTGGCCGCTTTGCAACGGCGACTTCGTGCCGCATCATCCGCGTCTCGCCACCATTATCGAGTACACGCACCGCTCCATGACCGGCATCTGCACCATGCTCACCTTCGGCATGATCGCCTGGGTCTACCGAGTCTTCGCCAGCGGTAGCGAACAGCGCCGCGCAGCCGCATGGTCCGGCATTCTGCTCATCACGGAAGGCGCTCTTGGCGCGGTCCTCGTGAAGGGCGGCTATGTCGAGAGCAACGCCTCCAACATGCGTGTGTTCGTGCAGTGCATCCACTTTACGAACACGATGCTTCTGGTCGCTGCGCTGACACTCACCTGGTGGCGCGTGCATAAAGCGGCCTACGGAGACGTGAACACCTCGCTCGAGGCTCCAGCATCAGCTCGCCCTATCGCATGGCTTGCACTGATCGCCACGATGGCTACTGGCGCAACGGGTTCCGTCGCCGCGCTCGCGGATACGCTCTTCCCCGCACCCAGCCTGCGTGCCGGGTTTGCCGCAGACTTCGATCCGAACTCGCCGCTGCTCATCCACATGCGCTGGATGCATCCGGTGGCCGCGATCCTCAGCGTCGCCTGCGTTGCGTTCTTTGCCGCACGCTTTCGCCACACCGCCAGCCGTTGGCTCATGGCACTTGCGGCGCTGCAGATCGCTTTCGGCGTCGTCGACATCCTGCTGCTCGCGCCCATCACCATGCAGGTGCTGCATTTGCTCGGTGCCGATCTCTACTGGATCGCCATGGTCATCGCATGCAGTGAGGCCCTGCGATCGACCTCCAGCGCATCACGCGCTCAGGTCGTTTCCACAGGGCCTCTCACCGCTTCTTAG
- a CDS encoding GDSL-type esterase/lipase family protein, with translation MRLMNRWSIGVCLAFAVLGVRAQSVDAHRKPGTTVRVELIGDSTQTDQAGYGRGFCANLTQQVDCVNMARGGASTKTFREMGLWEKSLATQPDYMLIQFGHNDEPSAEKLPRQTTLEEFEANLRRFVDEARARHIQPVLVTPLTRRYFDKDGKVRSDLGTHSAITKRVAESMHVPLIDLQTDSIAYLNGLGEASGSALGITKKDRDGKVAPDKTHLNWEGSYVFGRIVAVDLAKAVPPLATYVLPKPATLPPEGLLAMRVLRGEPFKIVLVGDSTVATAGGWGPAFCAALTPNVTCVDVAANGRSSKSYMDEGLWAKALALHGQYYFIQFGHNDQKTDASRHTDPQTGYAENLQRIIREVRAAGAIPVVLSPLSRRNYTDGKLVEDGLAAYADAARDVAAQERVTFVDLFALSRKYLSGLTQEQADELDATTHPDAKAENATAGKPDRTHLNDKGKSIFGRMVADNVIRVQVELGPNVVGVPEATTTQAAPTDGH, from the coding sequence ATGCGTCTGATGAACAGATGGAGCATTGGGGTGTGTCTCGCGTTCGCCGTTCTCGGCGTAAGGGCGCAGAGCGTCGACGCACATCGCAAGCCTGGCACGACAGTGAGAGTTGAACTCATCGGTGACTCCACGCAGACCGATCAGGCCGGGTATGGCCGCGGCTTTTGTGCGAACCTCACGCAGCAAGTCGACTGCGTGAACATGGCGCGCGGCGGTGCCAGCACGAAGACCTTTCGCGAGATGGGGTTGTGGGAGAAAAGTCTGGCGACGCAGCCGGACTACATGCTGATTCAGTTCGGGCACAATGACGAGCCATCTGCGGAGAAGCTTCCACGGCAGACGACTCTTGAAGAGTTCGAGGCGAACCTCCGGCGTTTCGTGGACGAGGCGCGTGCACGTCATATTCAGCCGGTGTTGGTGACTCCGCTCACGCGTCGGTACTTCGATAAAGACGGCAAGGTCCGCAGCGATCTCGGCACGCATAGTGCCATTACGAAGCGCGTTGCGGAGTCGATGCATGTGCCTTTGATCGATCTTCAGACCGACAGCATCGCTTATCTCAATGGCCTTGGAGAAGCAAGCGGGAGCGCGCTCGGCATCACGAAGAAAGATCGCGATGGAAAGGTCGCGCCTGACAAGACGCACCTTAACTGGGAGGGCAGTTACGTCTTCGGGCGCATCGTAGCTGTCGACTTGGCAAAGGCCGTTCCGCCGCTGGCGACGTATGTGCTGCCGAAGCCGGCGACGTTGCCACCGGAGGGTCTGTTGGCGATGCGTGTTTTGCGCGGAGAGCCGTTCAAGATTGTGCTGGTGGGTGATTCGACCGTTGCAACTGCAGGTGGATGGGGGCCAGCGTTCTGTGCCGCGCTTACTCCGAATGTGACATGCGTAGACGTTGCCGCAAATGGTCGCAGCTCGAAGAGCTACATGGACGAGGGCCTGTGGGCAAAGGCGCTGGCGCTACATGGTCAGTATTACTTCATCCAGTTCGGACATAACGATCAGAAGACCGATGCATCGCGACACACTGACCCGCAAACCGGGTACGCCGAGAACTTGCAGCGCATCATTCGTGAAGTTCGCGCAGCGGGTGCGATTCCTGTGGTGTTGAGTCCGCTGTCGCGGCGGAACTATACCGACGGCAAGCTTGTGGAGGATGGTCTTGCAGCCTATGCGGACGCGGCGCGAGATGTTGCAGCGCAAGAACGCGTGACGTTTGTGGACCTCTTTGCTCTATCGCGAAAGTATCTGAGTGGACTGACACAAGAGCAGGCCGACGAACTCGATGCAACGACGCATCCGGATGCGAAGGCAGAGAACGCGACCGCAGGGAAGCCGGATCGCACGCATCTGAACGATAAGGGCAAATCCATCTTCGGTCGCATGGTGGCCGACAACGTGATTCGAGTACAAGTGGAGTTGGGGCCGAACGTCGTGGGCGTTCCCGAGGCCACAACGACGCAGGCCGCACCGACCGATGGTCACTAA
- a CDS encoding glycoside hydrolase family 28 protein, protein MNDVKRGRFIAVAVMLAGLAAPVAIAQKSCDVRTYGAKPDGTTKNTLAIQKAIDECAKAGGGTVLLAGGNYVSGPIDLRSHVTLNIAKDSAILGSEDFDDYPNITELGEPGRKPLIGANHAEDIAITGGGTVDGRGEKWWVEARKVKNSGIVGQGFLRPRLIVISYSKDFRMDHVTVKDSPMWQIVPYYTDGIKIQDVKVLADPHSPNTDGIDPFSSSNILIERVTADVGDDNIAIKSGNINSPGPDAPSKNIVIRDCTFLHGHGLSIGSEIAGGAQNVSIENVKFDGTDQGIRIKANRDRGHDVSGIRVKNIEMKNVKNAILISEYYPKVFPPAGDGPAPITRLTPFFHDIQIEHVKVTNSKAAGVILGLPESPVKDVLLKDVSIDAEVGMTVGNAEVKMEGVHITAQKGPAIVEATGAKIQQTK, encoded by the coding sequence ATGAATGATGTGAAGCGTGGTCGTTTCATCGCTGTCGCTGTAATGCTGGCGGGACTTGCAGCTCCTGTGGCGATCGCCCAGAAGAGCTGCGATGTACGCACGTACGGTGCGAAGCCGGATGGCACGACGAAGAACACCTTGGCGATTCAGAAGGCGATCGACGAGTGCGCGAAAGCGGGCGGTGGAACCGTGCTGCTGGCTGGCGGCAACTACGTCAGCGGTCCGATCGATCTTCGCAGCCATGTGACGCTGAACATCGCGAAGGACTCTGCGATCCTGGGGTCTGAGGACTTCGACGACTACCCAAACATTACGGAGTTGGGCGAGCCTGGTCGCAAGCCGCTGATCGGCGCGAACCATGCTGAAGATATCGCCATTACTGGCGGCGGCACGGTGGACGGTCGCGGCGAAAAGTGGTGGGTTGAAGCCCGCAAGGTGAAGAACAGCGGCATCGTGGGACAGGGGTTTTTGCGACCGCGATTGATTGTGATCAGTTACAGCAAAGACTTCCGCATGGACCACGTCACGGTGAAGGACTCACCGATGTGGCAGATCGTGCCGTACTACACGGACGGCATCAAGATTCAGGACGTGAAGGTGCTGGCCGACCCTCATTCGCCGAACACTGATGGCATCGATCCCTTCTCGTCATCGAACATTTTGATCGAGCGCGTGACGGCTGATGTCGGGGACGATAACATCGCGATAAAGTCGGGCAACATCAACTCGCCCGGGCCTGACGCGCCGTCGAAGAACATCGTGATTCGCGACTGCACGTTTCTGCACGGGCACGGGCTGTCGATCGGAAGCGAGATCGCCGGTGGCGCTCAAAACGTTTCGATTGAGAATGTGAAATTCGATGGAACCGACCAGGGGATTCGTATCAAGGCCAATCGTGATCGCGGTCACGACGTCTCGGGTATCCGCGTGAAGAACATCGAGATGAAGAACGTGAAGAACGCGATCCTCATCAGCGAGTACTACCCGAAGGTTTTCCCGCCGGCGGGGGACGGCCCGGCGCCGATCACGCGGCTCACTCCGTTCTTCCACGACATCCAGATTGAGCATGTGAAGGTGACGAACAGCAAGGCTGCTGGTGTGATCCTCGGCTTGCCTGAGTCGCCGGTAAAGGACGTGCTGCTGAAGGATGTGAGCATTGATGCCGAGGTGGGCATGACCGTTGGCAATGCCGAGGTGAAGATGGAAGGCGTTCACATCACGGCGCAGAAGGGGCCAGCCATCGTCGAAGCGACAGGCGCGAAGATTCAGCAGACGAAGTAG
- a CDS encoding helix-turn-helix domain-containing protein, whose translation MLRNANVLTFRPSAPQPPATPDLLIGPSEAIARLWTQIRHVAPYFRTALLRGEPGSGAEAVAHALHSLSPFRDLPFQVLDATAAAAQLATTSPSRTLQGTVFFPHLETFAPGVQSAVTRLQRTRRPQQLAIIASVSRDLRPLVSTGALQAGLAQAFSALQLNVPSLAERKDDIPSLAAHLLEFETRGAPRPAITFSAEFYDALTAAAWPGNLDQLRSTLRIILEHFPDGDPPVTALETLRQANASEAPHHATGPRVLKLDDVVREHIRTVLLVCNGNKLRAAETLGISRSTLYRMLDSYTTSLPLAG comes from the coding sequence ATGCTCAGGAACGCCAACGTTCTCACCTTCCGTCCCTCGGCGCCGCAGCCGCCGGCCACGCCCGACCTCCTCATCGGCCCCAGCGAAGCCATCGCGCGCCTCTGGACACAGATTCGCCACGTTGCGCCGTACTTTCGCACCGCCCTGTTGCGGGGCGAGCCCGGCAGCGGCGCCGAAGCCGTGGCGCACGCTCTGCACTCGCTCTCGCCCTTTCGCGATCTGCCCTTTCAGGTGCTCGACGCGACGGCTGCAGCCGCACAACTCGCCACCACCAGCCCGTCACGCACGCTACAGGGCACAGTCTTCTTTCCGCACCTGGAAACCTTCGCCCCCGGGGTGCAGTCCGCCGTAACGCGCCTCCAACGCACACGCCGTCCGCAACAACTCGCCATCATTGCTTCTGTCTCGCGCGACTTACGTCCCCTCGTCTCTACCGGAGCGCTGCAGGCCGGGCTCGCGCAGGCATTCTCTGCGCTGCAGTTGAACGTTCCGTCGCTCGCTGAGCGCAAGGACGACATTCCCTCCCTGGCGGCGCATTTGCTGGAGTTCGAAACTCGCGGCGCGCCACGCCCGGCGATCACGTTCTCCGCCGAGTTCTACGACGCGCTCACCGCCGCTGCGTGGCCCGGCAACCTCGATCAACTCCGCAGCACGCTGCGCATCATCCTGGAGCATTTTCCAGACGGCGATCCGCCCGTGACTGCGCTCGAAACGCTGCGACAAGCCAACGCTTCCGAAGCGCCGCACCATGCGACGGGTCCACGTGTGCTGAAGCTCGACGATGTTGTCCGTGAGCATATTCGCACCGTGCTGCTGGTCTGCAACGGCAACAAGCTCCGCGCCGCGGAGACGCTCGGCATCAGCCGCTCAACGCTTTACCGCATGTTGGACAGCTACACCACATCGCTTCCGCTTGCCGGATAA